The genomic DNA TTCTTTTTCTATCTTTTTATATAGAGTTATTATTATGTTATAAATGTAACACCGTACTGGTGTATCAGTGGATTGAGTTAGATTTTCGTCAATTGTAATCCATTTACAATAATATCTAATGGTAGCTGTTGAATTAAATCCCATCCTGTATCTGGGACAGGAACATTACTTCCAGATTTCCAATAATATTTAAAAGGTAAATTACTGAGTTGAGATGAATCTAACCCTGAATCATAGGCTATATAAATTCCAGGAGAAAAACCCTTATTCTCTACTTCATTATACCAGTTTGTACAGTACGCAATGATATCAGAAGAAGGCGTATTTAAATCGATCCCTTCCAAATCAAGAAAAACAGTAATACCTTCTGGAAATCCAAGGTTTGAAACGTGGTTAGCAGCATTTTGCCCATACTCTGTTCCCAAAGAAGGTGTAGGGATCCAACCTGGATTTTTCACCCTTTGAACAATCATTAATCCAAGTCCGCTTTCCAATATTCCTGTGGCTTCAGATATAGATAAATCTACATTAGTTGATTCAAGGGACACATACCGTATTGCATATTCATAACCAGAACCAACCATTTGGGAAGCGACAGAGCTACTTACAACAGTAGCTGTATCAAATCCAAGCATGTCCGGTTCCGCTTCTTGCAATGATCCAGGTAAATCGCCTTCGTTGCCAATGTCTCCATCGTCATCTCCATCATTATTGCCATCGTCTCCACCATTAGCCGGTTCTCCAGTAAATAAGGTATAAGCCGTTGCAGGCCCTACACGGCCATCTACTTCTAAACCAAAGTCACTTTGGAAAGTTCTAACAGCTTCTAAAAGTCCAGGTCCAAAGTTTCCATCGAAACCATCTACATTATAGCCAAGCCCAATCAATTCAGCTTGTACCAAACGAATTAAGTTACCGCTGTCGCCTTGAACAACAGTTTCCCACGCTGCTTGTGTAGCTGGACCAAAAGAGCCATCTACTGTAAGGTTCGCTCCATATTGACGATTTAATTCTGTTTGTACACCTCTAATAATTGCCTCTGATGTAGTAGGTCCAAAAGAATTATCGACTTCTACATCCAAGCCATACGTTTGATTTAACCAAATCTGGATAGATTGAATAGCTGCTACTTCTTGGTTAAATAGGGTAAAAGCTGTTTGTGGACCTACGCGTCCATCAACTGTCAAATTGAAATCCATTTGGAAAGCTTGTACAGCTTCTAATAAACCAGGTCCAAAAGAACCGTCAAATCCATTTACATCATAGCCCAATCCAATCAATTGACTTTGTACTAGTTGGGTTAGATTCCCTTGTGCTCCTTGAGCAACTGTTTGCCAAGCTGCTTGAGTAGAGGGCCCAAAAGAGCCATCTATAGAAATATTAGCTCCATATTGGCGATTTAATTCCGTTTGTACCCCTCTAACAGCTGCCTCTGAAGTAGCAGGACCGTAAGATCCATCTACTTCTAAATTGAAGCCATACGTTTCGTTTAACCAAGTTTGAATTGCTCTAATATCTTCTTCAGTCATTTTCCATTTCTCCTTTTTATTTTTTACACAAATCGAGTATACAAAATGTACAACCATCTATTAAAATTAGACATTTATGGTGGAAATAATTACAAAACCTTTTATTACCGGTTTATAAAAGATTTTTACAAATGTCAGTTTTTTATTTACTCTATTTGTGTAATTAAAGATTACTACCCTTTTTGAAGATTGTCAATAAATTTTACTCGATTTGTTA from Carnobacterium inhibens subsp. inhibens DSM 13024 includes the following:
- a CDS encoding peptidoglycan-binding protein, with the translated sequence MTEEDIRAIQTWLNETYGFNLEVDGSYGPATSEAAVRGVQTELNRQYGANISIDGSFGPSTQAAWQTVAQGAQGNLTQLVQSQLIGLGYDVNGFDGSFGPGLLEAVQAFQMDFNLTVDGRVGPQTAFTLFNQEVAAIQSIQIWLNQTYGLDVEVDNSFGPTTSEAIIRGVQTELNRQYGANLTVDGSFGPATQAAWETVVQGDSGNLIRLVQAELIGLGYNVDGFDGNFGPGLLEAVRTFQSDFGLEVDGRVGPATAYTLFTGEPANGGDDGNNDGDDDGDIGNEGDLPGSLQEAEPDMLGFDTATVVSSSVASQMVGSGYEYAIRYVSLESTNVDLSISEATGILESGLGLMIVQRVKNPGWIPTPSLGTEYGQNAANHVSNLGFPEGITVFLDLEGIDLNTPSSDIIAYCTNWYNEVENKGFSPGIYIAYDSGLDSSQLSNLPFKYYWKSGSNVPVPDTGWDLIQQLPLDIIVNGLQLTKI